TACAAATTGGTTTTCACTTGTCTTtctagctattaaaatatagcAGTAAAAATTCATATCACAAAATATTTATCTAGGCACTTCCTGTTCACAAGAAGACAAGGTAACCCATAGCTAAACATAATGCAACTGACTCATTGAGTGATATGCATCATTATCTGGATAATGTACCCATAGCGACCCTGCAATACGGCGCAATATCTTCAAAGCTTGGTCTCATGGTTAGTATTAATAAGTTTAGCACTACAGATATTAGCACACTCAAATTAGCCTATGGCCACTATATTACTGGCAGCTTTTCTTCACATGTATTATGGACCATTGTCTTCATTGACCAAATTTACTGATTCTTATCATGAAACAATTTGCTTTGAAAACAAAGTAAATCTCTAGCATCACCTGCCCTATTGctagtctacatgtatatacatagattTCAGTGTCTGTCTTTATGTTacaccctgtgtccagttatagcaattaaaatctatcaATGAAAACTTGCATGGTACTAAATTTGATCTCAGATTTTCTAATCTAGAGGTGGCAAAATTAACCATTAACCTTCACAAAATACTATGAGATCATTGGGTAACTAACTAGTCATTACATTACTTAAAATTCTCACGCTTGAAGTGtttgcttggggttaataacaaGAACTGTTTACTGTTACGCATAGCTATTGTTAAGATGGCCCAAAACAAGGGCATTGCTTTAGTAAAGCTTTGTAAAGATTTAGTCTTCCAACAAAGTTACTCATATTACtaaattattagtttagtaCAATTCAGTATGGTGCAATGTCGAGCATTAACCTAATAattcatacaaaacaaaaagtttttctgCAAGCACGATTACAAGAACTAATCATTTCTGGTAAATTTAAACTGACCAATTTAACTAAATTAAGCAATTAAAAAAGAACCAGCAGATAAGGTGGTCGAGTGGTTAAGGTGATGGACTGCTAATCCATTTCCTTCTGGGAACATGGGTTCGCATCCCATCCTTGTTGATATTTTGAAAGGTATCTTGCCATTCTTGTAATAATCAAAACCAGCACCGTTTGGTTTTGGCTGATCTGTGCTAGCACAAAACCCATCACTGTCAAATAATTTTCCCTTTGGTATTATTACTTTTGGACGTTTTTTGCTTCTCAATTATATGCAATGTCATTGTAGTTATTTTCAATCGAATTCAGTTGTACCCAGCAAAAAAAGATACATGTTGTGATTATAATGGTTTACTTTTTCAACATATTAGTCATTTTTTACATTAGTTGCCCAACAAGTAGATTGtaacttttatatacatgctgtacatattaaaagttagAACCAAAATAgaatattaaccttagtaactgtaGTAACTTGCAGtaaatttagtgtatttagtggttatgatctgcaacaaaTCGTAAGATCGCTGTGtttagtacatactgtataagGATTTTAGGTTAGAGACAaaagtataacataaaatttgagtttACCATGAATGAACTTAGCTAACTAAACACATACTATAAGTTTATAGTTAAACTCAAAGCTCAAGGTaaagtatatattattactaacaaGCGCAACAAATTTGATATCTTTTCACTCAAACGGTATCAAGcttttataaaacataaaaatgctGGACTGAAAAAGAGAGAATCATATGCTTTTTAGACATGCTCACAGATATTTAGGGAGTCCACTATACTTTGAGGTGCAGGTTTAGATTTCAAAGTGATACACCTGAAATCTAAACTTGACCATTGAaagtttttgaaatttaaagagtaaaaattcaaaaaacttCAATATTAACAGAAAATATCCATcaattttaatttctattaacTTGAATGTCAATGTCAAGTTCATGAACATAAAAGTTAAACTTCACCAACTCTAAATATGTGTTCTGATAATTAGATGAGTAATATTTTAAGAATAAATCCTGAATGTATCTTTATAAGCTTTTGAGTAATGCAGGCATGTGAGATGACAATGTTAAGCTTGAGTTTTTGCCGTTTGATTGTTTTGCGTAAACCTTGGCAAACATGTTTGCATTTTCTGAATAATTTCCAGTTATGTTCTGTTAGTTTTAAAAGTAGTTGTACACTATAATTAGTTGTATACTAATTATAGTGTACAAGTGTGTTGATCAGCTATGTACACATATATTCATGAATGCACAAGTATGGAATGAGCTCAACTAAACAAATTTACTCTTAGTGATAAGTAAgcatcatttttatttgtaCAAATAATATAGAGTAATTATAAAAACAAGATTTATGCTTCGTCTATATGTTCTTATGTATCTTCTTCAGTCAATTCTTCTTTCCTCACTGCAATCCAAAAGTAGATAAATATTActcatataaatataaaaataaatatatgcgTTTAAATACACATccataatttatatattatatataatgtatatataatatatataaatatgtatttaataaatgtaaaaatacactttgtatagtaaaaataaatataaatatataatatacatatttgttGTATAAAGtcttatatacatttattatataaaagatgtgcaatataatataaagtatatatataatataatataatataacatacaatataatataaattatatataggaatatatatcaatatgtatatatatatatatatctatacatatatatatacatttaccaAAAAAATTAACTTACCTGTTTTTGATCCACAGAACGAATTTTGACACGTGTCGACCAACAAAATTATAGTTTCGGATGTTATCGGTCTATCTTCATCTCCAAAGACAACATCCaagttgtttttgtttactACAAGTAAATCCTTTCCTAGCGCGCCTTCTGTTATTCTAAAAACCGGGATCATATGTTGTTGAATTTCACTGTAATCTCCTCTCTGTTCTAAGCAGTCTATCAACAATAGAAATTTCTTTTTTCTTCCCTGAAGAAAGATGGAGTAGTACTTGGCCATCTTTCTCGCATGAGAGCAGATTTGAATTAATATAGATAAAGGATTGATATCAGGGCTTTGGAAATGCACTGCTATGGATGCAAGGAAGCAATTGCTAAAAGCATGATGGCGGCAAACCGATGATGAACTGCTCCTGTCAGACCATGA
Above is a genomic segment from Watersipora subatra chromosome 6, tzWatSuba1.1, whole genome shotgun sequence containing:
- the LOC137398721 gene encoding uncharacterized protein isoform X1, with protein sequence MADQQEVDDINRYNYEDDWEFTENQSDIHCTPTPPNYYPTRFWNLRNNFLHGKSIDATVTFDVWLKSIGRIPQSWSDRSSSSSVCRHHAFSNCFLASIAVHFQSPDINPLSILIQICSHARKMAKYYSIFLQGRKKKFLLLIDCLEQRGDYSEIQQHMIPVFRITEGALGKDLLVVNKNNLDVVFGDEDRPITSETIILLVDTCQNSFCGSKTVRKEELTEEDT